In a single window of the Alosa sapidissima isolate fAloSap1 chromosome 18, fAloSap1.pri, whole genome shotgun sequence genome:
- the LOC121690479 gene encoding E3 ubiquitin-protein ligase TRIM38-like isoform X2, which translates to MEMTQSVYRLLDSGGVNRPSSDQYEEADATEVDIKTPYSGQRKEGPNPQHSGPWKTIAMCLGLLCAVLLSGITVLSFEVTKISHNNQMKGTSQVQASSSDLRNETAQLQDSHKHLSETDMMQLQRDYSNLKTEKSNLQISNNNLVREKSQLQYKYNNLNREKSQLQANYSNLNSEKSQLQDRYNDLSSEKSRLQTSYNNLNSEKSQLQDRYNDLSSEKSRLQTSYNNLNSEKSQLQDRYNDLNSEKSQLQGRLNTTAAKKDELTTAAEKDELLRRFCEAKMDVTQYAVEMALDPDTADDHLTLSADGKQVIRENTRQHLPYSAKRFLYYAVQGTQGFSSGRSYYEVQVNVSRSWELGVVRESCNRRAVASGRNPNNGYWIIKRSGSSYRAGAAPSVLLSLKEDPERVGVFVDYDAGLVSFYDADMWALVYSFKGVSFRKKMYPYLYAGDSFPLSVVTPVSCVL; encoded by the exons ATGGAGATGACCCAGAGTGTCTATCGACTTTTAGACTCTGGTGGAGTCAACAGACCCTCTTCAGACCAATATGAAGAAGCAGACGCCACTGAGGTTGACATCAAGACTCCATACTCTGGACAGAGGAAGGAAGGCCCAAATCCTCAACATTCTG gACCCTGGAAAACCATAGCCATGTGTCtgggtttactgtgtgctgtccTGCTGTCTGGCATCACGGTTCTCAGTTTCGAAGTGACCAAAATCAGCCACAACAATCAGATGAAAGGAACTTCTCAGGTGCAGGCGAGTAGCAGCGACCTGAGAAATGAGACAGCACAGCTACAAGATAGTCATAAGCACTTGAGTGAGACAGACATGATGCAATTACAGAGAGATTACAGCAATCTGAAGACAGAAAAATCTAATTTACAAATTAGTAACAATAATCTGGTTAGAGAAAAATCACAGTTACAGTACAAATATAACAACTTGAATAGAGAGAAGTCCCAGCTACAGGCCAATTACAGCAACCTGAATTCAGAAAAATCACAGCTACAAGACCGTTATAATGACCTGAGTAGTGAGAAATCTAGGTTACAGACCAGTTACAACAACCTGAATTCAGAGAAATCACAGCTACAAGACCGTTATAATGACCTGAGTAGTGAGAAATCTAGGTTACAGACCAGTTACAACAACCTGAATTCAG AGAAATCACAGCTACAAGACCGTTATAATGACCTGAATTCAGAGAAGTCCCAGTTACAGGGCAGACTCAACACCACGGCTGCTAAGAAGGACGAACTAACCACGGCTGCTGAGAAGGACGAACTACTGAGGAGATTTTGTGAAGCAA agatggaTGTTACTCAGTATGCAG TGGAAATGGCTCTGGATCCTGATACTGCTGATGACCATCTCACCCTGTCTGCTGATGGGAAACAAGTGATTCGTGAAAACACGAGACAGCATCTCCCCTACAGCGCAAAGCGGTTTCTTTATTACGCTGTCCAGGGAACACAGGGGTTCTCCTCAGGTAGATCTTATTATGAGGTGCAGGTCAATGTGAGCAGGAGCTGGGAACTGGGAGTGGTCAGAGAGTCCTGCAACAGGAGGGCAGTAGCCTCAGGCAGGAATCCAAACAATGGCTACTGGATAATAAAGAGGTCTGGCAGTTCATACAGGGCAGGTGCTGcaccctctgttctcctctccctgAAAGAGGACCCAGAAAGGGTGGGGGTGTTTGTGGATTATGACGCAGGTTTGGTCTCATTCTACGATGCAGACATGTGGGCTCTGGTCTACTCTTTCAAAGGAGTCTCCTTCAGGAAGAAAATGTATCCCTACTTGTATGCTGGCGATTCTTTTCCACTGAGCGTTGTCACCCCAGTCTCTTGTGTTTTATAA
- the LOC121690479 gene encoding E3 ubiquitin-protein ligase TRIM38-like isoform X1, with product MEMTQSVYRLLDSGGVNRPSSDQYEEADATEVDIKTPYSGQRKEGPNPQHSGPWKTIAMCLGLLCAVLLSGITVLSFEVTKISHNNQMKGTSQVQASSSDLRNETAQLQDSHKHLSETDMMQLQRDYSNLKTEKSNLQISNNNLVREKSQLQYKYNNLNREKSQLQANYSNLNSEKSQLQDRYNDLSSEKSRLQTSYNNLNSEKSQLQDRYNDLSSEKSRLQTSYNNLNSGKSQLQERYNDLSSEKSRLQISYNNLNSEKSQLQDRYNDLNSEKSQLQGRLNTTAAKKDELTTAAEKDELLRRFCEAKMDVTQYAVEMALDPDTADDHLTLSADGKQVIRENTRQHLPYSAKRFLYYAVQGTQGFSSGRSYYEVQVNVSRSWELGVVRESCNRRAVASGRNPNNGYWIIKRSGSSYRAGAAPSVLLSLKEDPERVGVFVDYDAGLVSFYDADMWALVYSFKGVSFRKKMYPYLYAGDSFPLSVVTPVSCVL from the exons ATGGAGATGACCCAGAGTGTCTATCGACTTTTAGACTCTGGTGGAGTCAACAGACCCTCTTCAGACCAATATGAAGAAGCAGACGCCACTGAGGTTGACATCAAGACTCCATACTCTGGACAGAGGAAGGAAGGCCCAAATCCTCAACATTCTG gACCCTGGAAAACCATAGCCATGTGTCtgggtttactgtgtgctgtccTGCTGTCTGGCATCACGGTTCTCAGTTTCGAAGTGACCAAAATCAGCCACAACAATCAGATGAAAGGAACTTCTCAGGTGCAGGCGAGTAGCAGCGACCTGAGAAATGAGACAGCACAGCTACAAGATAGTCATAAGCACTTGAGTGAGACAGACATGATGCAATTACAGAGAGATTACAGCAATCTGAAGACAGAAAAATCTAATTTACAAATTAGTAACAATAATCTGGTTAGAGAAAAATCACAGTTACAGTACAAATATAACAACTTGAATAGAGAGAAGTCCCAGCTACAGGCCAATTACAGCAACCTGAATTCAGAAAAATCACAGCTACAAGACCGTTATAATGACCTGAGTAGTGAGAAATCTAGGTTACAGACCAGTTACAACAACCTGAATTCAGAGAAATCACAGCTACAAGACCGTTATAATGACCTGAGTAGTGAGAAATCTAGGTTACAGACCAGTTACAACAACCTGAATTCAGGGAAATCACAGCTACAAGAACGTTATAATGACCTGAGTAGTGAGAAATCTAGGTTACAGATCAGTTACAACAACCTGAATTCAGAGAAATCACAGCTACAAGACCGTTATAATGACCTGAATTCAGAGAAGTCCCAGTTACAGGGCAGACTCAACACCACGGCTGCTAAGAAGGACGAACTAACCACGGCTGCTGAGAAGGACGAACTACTGAGGAGATTTTGTGAAGCAA agatggaTGTTACTCAGTATGCAG TGGAAATGGCTCTGGATCCTGATACTGCTGATGACCATCTCACCCTGTCTGCTGATGGGAAACAAGTGATTCGTGAAAACACGAGACAGCATCTCCCCTACAGCGCAAAGCGGTTTCTTTATTACGCTGTCCAGGGAACACAGGGGTTCTCCTCAGGTAGATCTTATTATGAGGTGCAGGTCAATGTGAGCAGGAGCTGGGAACTGGGAGTGGTCAGAGAGTCCTGCAACAGGAGGGCAGTAGCCTCAGGCAGGAATCCAAACAATGGCTACTGGATAATAAAGAGGTCTGGCAGTTCATACAGGGCAGGTGCTGcaccctctgttctcctctccctgAAAGAGGACCCAGAAAGGGTGGGGGTGTTTGTGGATTATGACGCAGGTTTGGTCTCATTCTACGATGCAGACATGTGGGCTCTGGTCTACTCTTTCAAAGGAGTCTCCTTCAGGAAGAAAATGTATCCCTACTTGTATGCTGGCGATTCTTTTCCACTGAGCGTTGTCACCCCAGTCTCTTGTGTTTTATAA